DNA sequence from the Streptomyces cinnabarinus genome:
CGCGTCAACGGTAGTGAGTCCCCAGTAGTGAACGCAAGCGTTCACTTCACCTGTCGCCGCGTGGCGTTCCCCCCGTCGCTGCCGCGCGGTCTCCCCATATCCCCCCGAATCCCCGCTTCTTTGCTCGCTGGAGACACAGATGGTTACCTCGCGCTGGACGGCCGCCCCCGCTCAGGCGGCCTCGATGCGCCGGCGCGGCGCCGTACTGGAACGCGCCATCCTCGACGCCACCCTGGAGCAGCTCAGCACGGTCGGCTGGAACGGCCTCACGATGGAGGGCGTCGCCGCCGGTGCTCAGACCGGCAAGGCGGCCGTCTACCGCCGCTGGCCGTCCAAGGAGGACCTCGTGGCCGACGCGCTGAAGTCCGGGCTGCCGCGCATCGACGCGGTGCCGGATCTCGGCAGCGTGCGGGAGGACCTGCTCGCGCTGTGCCGTCTCGCACGGGACGCCATGTACTCGCGCCCCGGTTTCGCGCTCCGCGCGGTCATTCACGAATGCGATCAGCGTCAGGCGGAGCGGTTCCACAGCGTGATCTTCGACGGTGTCGTGGGGCCGACCCTCAGACTGCTGCGTGAGGTCATCACCCGCGGTATAGAGCGAGGTGAGGTGCGCTCCGACGCGGCGAACGCGTGCGTCTTCGATGCCATCCCGGCCATGATGATGTACCGGTCCAAGATGTGCGGAAGTGAATGGGGTGACGAGGAGCTGGCGGAGATGATCGATCAGCTGATGCTGCCGCTGCTCCGGCCGAGCGAGGGCTGAGCGCGCGCGACGGTGGCTGTGACGCCGCTCGGGGAAACCGGGGTATCGCCGGGTGATCCGGGCGGCGTACGCTAAGGGCGCCATGCCGTACGAACCACCTACCCACACCGTCGAGCGCTCCCTTCGCGCAACGACCGGAGCGAAGATCATTGCCGGTGTCGACGAGGTGGGGCGCGGCGCCTGGGCCGGGCCTGTCACCGTCTGTGCGGCCGTCACCGGACTGCGTCGGCCCCCCGAAGGTCTCACCGACTCCAAGCTGCTCACCGTCAAGCGGCGCACCGCATTGGCGGTGGAGTTGGAGAAGTGGGTGACGTCCTACGCCCTCGGTCACGCCTCGCCGGAGGAGATCGACAGCCTGGGGATGACGGCCGCGCTGCGCCTGGCCGCGGTGCGCGCCCTGGACGCCCTGCCGGTTCGCCCCGAAGCGGTGATCCTCGACGGCAAGCACGACTACCTGGGGGACCCCTGGAGGGTTCGTACGGTGATCAAGGGCGACCAGTCGTGCGTGGCGGTCGCGGCGGCTTCGGTGATCGCCAAGGTTCAGCGCGACAAAATGATGGCCGAACTGGGTATCGACCATGCAGACTTCGGTTTTGCGGACAATGCCGGGTATCCGTCACCCGTGCACAAGGCCGCGCTGGAGGAGCGGGGACCCACCCCGTACCACCGCTTGTCGTGGGCGTATCTTGATGCGCTGCCCCAGTGGCGGCACCTCAAGAAGGTCCGCAGCTGGGCGGAACGGAGTGTTCCGGAGATCGAGGGGCAGCTCGGCTTCGATTTCTGACCGTTTCGTTCGCACTCATGTGCCCCCCGTTCACGCGAGCCGCACCAACGTTTGATAAATATCAGCCCATGCCTCTCATTCCCGAGGAGCCTCAGATTCACGAGAGTGCCCAGGGTCCCCGCATCGCGCCGACCCCTCGTCCCGTACCCGGTCCGCGTCCCGCGGCTCCGTCGCGTCCCGGCCGTCCCGGGCCCCCGCGGCCCACGGCGCCGACGCAACGCACGCCCCGTGACGCGGCCGTGGCTAAGCCCGGACCCTCGGGTCCGGCTGCCCCCGTCTCCGCACCGGCTGTGGCGACTCCGCAGATCCAGCTGATCCCGGCCTCGGCCGAGGGTGCGCTCGATGCTGCCGAGGAAGCCGTCGACCTGCTGCTGGAGTCGGGACGTGCCCCTGGTGATGTGCTGGTGATCACCACCGGCGAACAGCACCCGTGGGCCGCCCATGAGCTGTCCTTCGGTGAAGCCTCCTACTGGGGCCAGCACGACGCGGGCGACGACGTCTTCTATGCGGACGCCGCCGTCGCGAGCCGTGCGGCCTCGCGTGCCGTGGTCGTGGTCGCCGTCAACGGCGGATCCGAAGACACTGCCGCCACCGCCCTGCCCCTGGCCCTCGGCCGGGCCGGCGCCCTGCTGATCGTCTGCGGCGACCCGCAGCAGATCAACTCGGTGCTGGGCGCGGGCGTCTGACCTGCCTCCGGTTCTTCGGGAGCGGTCGGCGGCCGGGTGCCGCGGTGGTACCAGCACGGTGGGGACTTCGGCGTGCGCGTGAGTGTGCGTCCGGGTCGGCCGCGGTTTTGGCCGTGCCGTCATGGGGTGCCCTTGTGAGGTGCGCCCGGGTGAGGTGCGACCTTGCGGCGTGTACCGGCGCGCGGCCGATCGATGGCCGTGGGGTGTCCGGTGGACGTATGGCTCGCTGCCGCTTGTGGTGGCAGCGAGGAAACGTTCCGCCGAGGGGGTCCGCGTCGGTCCCGCTCAGCGGGCCGCGGCGCGGCGCAGCAGCTCCGAGGTGGCGCCGCCGGTGCGGGGCAGTGGGGGCGGTGACTCGGAGGTGGCGAACGGCTCCGGTGTGGAGTCCACGCTGGGGCGGCGCCCGCCACGTCCTTCGCCGAGCACCTGCCAGCCGTCCCGCGTCAGCGTGATGTACGCGCCGCAGCGCAGGCCGTGCAGCGTGCAGGCGTCACGCAGGCCCCACATCCACGCCCCGTCCTCCTGCGTCCAACGCGCGTCGCCCTCACGGCAGTAGAGCAGGACGGCGGTGCGCACGGGCGTGCGGCGGCGCAGGTCGTGCGGGATCACCCGGCGCAGCTGGTCGAGCAGGACGTTGCGGAACATCCAGCCGTCGGCCACGGCCGAGCGTCGGATGAACGAGGCGCTCGCCCGCAGACGCTCGTCCGGGTCGAGTACGGCCACGATCGCGGTCGCCGGTTCGGGGCGGTGCCGAGAGTGCAGTCCGCTGACGACCTCGCGAGGGTTGCGCAGCAGGGGGATCTCGGCGGCGGCCCACTCCGCGGGCTCCAGTACGCGGCCCACTGCGGTGGCGGACAGGTCGCTGGAGGTCGACGTGGATGCCGCGGGGGACGGAGCGAATCCGAAGGTCACGGTCCTCCCTTCGGCTACGCGCCCACACTGAGGGCGGGGTGGATTCGGGGGAGCGCGCACCACAGCGGAGCCCTGCCGGACCAAGGGCGAGCCGTGCGGGGAGCGGACCTCAATTCTTCCTGTCGAACTTGGTTGCGGCAACGAGCAATTGGGATGGCTGACCGATATGAGATGGTGTGCGTCTTATATCCCTACCCCGTGCTCCACCAGCTAACGCGTGATGCGCGTAGGTCGTCCGAGAGAAAGGCGGCAGAGGTGGGCGAATGGCCGGTTCTCCGCGCGCTGCAGAGTTTCCGGCCAGGTAACCCGGCCGCCGATGATCTTGGCCCTGGGTGTCCCTGGGTGATCTCCTGCGCAACCGCCCTGATCGTGCGCGCACGCGCGCGGGGCCGCCGCTTCAGGTGACCCGCCCGGGGCCGGAGTGGCTGACTGTCAGTGCCATCGGG
Encoded proteins:
- a CDS encoding TetR/AcrR family transcriptional regulator; the encoded protein is MVTSRWTAAPAQAASMRRRGAVLERAILDATLEQLSTVGWNGLTMEGVAAGAQTGKAAVYRRWPSKEDLVADALKSGLPRIDAVPDLGSVREDLLALCRLARDAMYSRPGFALRAVIHECDQRQAERFHSVIFDGVVGPTLRLLREVITRGIERGEVRSDAANACVFDAIPAMMMYRSKMCGSEWGDEELAEMIDQLMLPLLRPSEG
- a CDS encoding ribonuclease HII, which encodes MPYEPPTHTVERSLRATTGAKIIAGVDEVGRGAWAGPVTVCAAVTGLRRPPEGLTDSKLLTVKRRTALAVELEKWVTSYALGHASPEEIDSLGMTAALRLAAVRALDALPVRPEAVILDGKHDYLGDPWRVRTVIKGDQSCVAVAAASVIAKVQRDKMMAELGIDHADFGFADNAGYPSPVHKAALEERGPTPYHRLSWAYLDALPQWRHLKKVRSWAERSVPEIEGQLGFDF